Part of the Imperialibacter roseus genome, TCAGTGGGCCGCTGATTTGCTTCCCTGCTTCCCCATAGAGCAGCACCATTTCCCCGCTTCTTTCCTCAACCAGAAATGGAAGCAAACACCTCCAAAAATCAAAGAAAAAGACGTTCAGGACATTGCCGACATCTATAAATCACTTTCAAAAGGTGGCCGAAAAAGCCTGGAAGTAGGTGTGCAGAAGCTGAACAGCATTTACCTGAACGACCAGTCGCCGGAAAGCATGATTGACATCCTGACGGCGCTGGAAGCCTTACTGCTTGATGAGGTACATGGCGACCCGGTGTACAAGTTGTCTATGCGGCTGGGCTCTTTATTACAAATAGCCCCATTTTCCAGAAAAGAGGCCAACGATATTTTTAAGGTGGTGGAAGCTTTGTACAAATACAAGTTAAACATATTGAAAGGAAGCAGTCACCTCAACGGCAAAGAGAGAAAGATCAGTTTTTATCCCAAAAAGAAAATTGACGTGGTGAGCTTCGGCACCGACCTGCTCCGCCACCTCCTTCTCACTTTCTTTAAAAACCCGCAAATGCAGGAACCTGCTTATCTGGACAGGCAATTGATAAAAGGGGTATGATGAAACAAGTAAAAGATTGTTAAAAATAATTTCACAGGCTACTTTAATTGTCATATTTACACTTATAATTAAAGAATCCATTATCTTCGGGTTCGACTTCTTATTTACCTACTATAAAAACTATGAGAGCCAAACTAATTTTTCTCAGCCTTCTATCCTTCCACCTTGTGTCGGCGCAAAGTCCTAACATAGTGGTGCTCAATACCGGCCAGAAAGGCGCTGTCATTAGCAAACACATTTATGGTCATTTTGCCGAACACCTCGGGCGCTGTATTTACGGCGGCTTTTACGTGGGCGAAAATGGCAGCCCTATCCCCAACACCAATGGTGTGCGCAACGACGTGGTGGCTGCACTGAAGAACCTGCAAATCCCTAACCTGCGCTGGCCCGGGGGCTGCTTTGCCGATACTTACCATTGGATGGATGGCATCGGACCAAAAGACCTTCGGCCCACCATTGTTAACCGCTGGTGGGGTGGAGTGACTGAAGACAACAGCTTCGGCACGCACGACTTCCTGAATATGTGTGAGCTATTGGAAACCGAACCCTACCTGTCTGGCAATGTGGGCAGCGGCACTGTGAAAGAGTTTGCTGACTGGATGCAATACGTGAACCACGACGGTGTGAGTCCGATGGCTAAGCTGAGAGAGGAAAATGGGCGTAAAACCCCATGGAATGTAAAGTATTGGGGCGTGGGCAACGAGGCCTGGGGCTGCGGTGGTAACATGACAGCCGAATACTACGCCAATGTATATCGCCAGTTTGCCACCTACATGAGTGGTTGGTCTAATGAGGACGGGATATGGAGGATAGCTTCCGGCGCTAGCGACGCTGACTATCACTGGACAGAAACCCTGATGAAAAACATACCAAGCAACCTGGTTGATGCTGTAGCTCTCCACCATTACTCGGTGATCAACTGGAGCAAGAAAAGCTCCGCTACCGGATTCACTGAAGAAGAGTACTTTACCACCATGCAAAGGGCCACGCAAATGGAGGAGCTGATCCAAAAGCACGTCGCCATCATGGATAAGTATGATCCGGAAAATAAAGTGGCCCTGGTAGTTGACGAGTGGGGCGGCTGGTACGATGTAGAGCCAGGTACCAACCCGGGTTTCCTATTCCAGCAAAACACCATCCGTGATGCCATGATTGCAGGTGTTACACTCAACATCTTCAATAACCACGCCGACAGGGTGAAGATGGCCAACCTGGCGCAAACCATCAACGTGCTCCAGGCGGTGATCCTGACCGACGAGGAGAAAATGATCCTCACTCCTACCTACCATGTCATGGAAATGTACAAAGTACATCAGGATGCTACGTTGATTCCCGTAAGCGTAATCAGTGGTGACTATATGTCCGGCGACAAAAAGCTGGCTGCCGTTTATGCTTCAGCGTCTGTTGATAAAAACGGCGCTACTCACCTTTCCCTTGTCAACATAGACGCATCAAAAGAACAGGAAATTACAGTGAGAGTTGGCGGTTCCAAAAGCTACAAATCCGTGGATGGAAGAGTTTTGACCTCGGCCAAGCTACAGGACCACAATACCTTCGACAAACCAGATGCTGTAAAGCCAGTCAACTTTACAGGTGCGAAACTTTCGAATGGCACATTAACGGTGAAGTTGCCTGCACATTCTGTGGCAGTGTTGGAGCTGAAGTAGCACATGGCAAAGTGACAAGTATTTGATTGTATATTACCAGACTTTCTG contains:
- a CDS encoding alpha-N-arabinofuranosidase: MRAKLIFLSLLSFHLVSAQSPNIVVLNTGQKGAVISKHIYGHFAEHLGRCIYGGFYVGENGSPIPNTNGVRNDVVAALKNLQIPNLRWPGGCFADTYHWMDGIGPKDLRPTIVNRWWGGVTEDNSFGTHDFLNMCELLETEPYLSGNVGSGTVKEFADWMQYVNHDGVSPMAKLREENGRKTPWNVKYWGVGNEAWGCGGNMTAEYYANVYRQFATYMSGWSNEDGIWRIASGASDADYHWTETLMKNIPSNLVDAVALHHYSVINWSKKSSATGFTEEEYFTTMQRATQMEELIQKHVAIMDKYDPENKVALVVDEWGGWYDVEPGTNPGFLFQQNTIRDAMIAGVTLNIFNNHADRVKMANLAQTINVLQAVILTDEEKMILTPTYHVMEMYKVHQDATLIPVSVISGDYMSGDKKLAAVYASASVDKNGATHLSLVNIDASKEQEITVRVGGSKSYKSVDGRVLTSAKLQDHNTFDKPDAVKPVNFTGAKLSNGTLTVKLPAHSVAVLELK